One part of the Lycium ferocissimum isolate CSIRO_LF1 unplaced genomic scaffold, AGI_CSIRO_Lferr_CH_V1 ctg11038, whole genome shotgun sequence genome encodes these proteins:
- the LOC132041683 gene encoding uncharacterized protein LOC132041683 isoform X1 has protein sequence MSGGFFRGTSAEQDTRFSNKQAKLLKSQKFAPELEHLVDMTKVKMDVMKPWIAKRVTELIGFEDEVLINFIYSLLERKLVNGKELQISLTGFMERNTGKFMKELWALLLSAQNNASGVPQQFLEAKEEEMRMKKAETDRIASEIQKKKERENRELDQEKRKKMDDYGSNSRAKNVAREPSPKHQLQVPSMDDLDPVERNGSRVRNRVSKSPRSADHSPSPRRSRSISKSFSNSRSYSGERRRSRSTSGSPEESRGRSLSSKRVYRSPPRSSVSPRRKHSPRRSLSPPRHRRRSTSRVRRRSPSPSRYRRHSPFRRRSRSPFRRRSRSPLRRRSRSPIRRRSRSPRWSRSRSPRRRSPVRYRSRSPIRRRSPLRRRTPSPTQRRSPSLVSRGYHRSPLSPRRSSPVLVQRKSSISGSKRSLTPARRSLSPQESLSPSPIYRRSPTPIRKRISKNERSPVRSPRERIRSREKYSPVRHAPPLKAEAHKGSRSLERSHPISSRSPQKDIYDRKDSREKEPPLPPQLSWLPSVPEPPHRSRSDSESPPTKRERSPCEDRGPRSTLNRRERKTTDTDSPSPRKLREHKVGSDISEKIADDKEMNQSREAFEHKPGSSRKIPTTPDQYKDLGKGWDEKKVSEIHSRSDRMESRKRNEVIKSENFSGRMENTKELDQQKSPSTHRHAHSVKRVRESYDGEGFKADKENLSHTNVTKGKELHVEAEAPLTSSRKVEQNDLSSNEGSGFEESEKRRAKVKEKRKHKRSDRYESSSDDSFDSDLEDRKEAKKRRKEERRLKKEEKRRRREERRRRKEERRAQKLKSKSANAISLPSDTERNPDSRASDDEHLRKEDRHRHQIEESESLQKRLEIELREKALESLRAKKGISH, from the exons ATGTCGGGCGGGTTTTTCCGG GGCACGTCTGCCGAGCAGGACACTCGCTTCTCTAATAAGCAAGCTAAGCTCTTAAAATCTCAGAAGTTTGCTCCTGAATTGGAACATCTG GTGGATATGACGAAGGTGAAGATGGATGTAATGAAACCATGGATTGCTAAGCGAGTTACTGAGCTTATCGGTTTTGAAGATGAAGTGCTTATCAATTTCATCTATAGCCTTCTTGAACGAAAG TTAGTTAATGGCAAGGAGCTTCAAATTTCACTTACTGGATTCATGGAAAGAAACACTGGCAAATTTATGAAAGAGCTTTGGGCGTTACTACTTAGTGCACAGAACAATGCTAGCGGTGTTCCTCAGCAGTTCCTAGAAGCCAAAGAAGAGGAAATGAGAATGAAGAAG GCTGAGACGGATCGAATTGCAAGCGAGATTcagaagaaaaaggagagagagaataGGGAGCTGGATCaagagaaaaggaagaagatg GACGATTATGGAAGCAATTCGAGAGCGAAAAATGTTGCACGGGAGCCAAGTCCGAAACATCAGCTTCAGGTGCCCTCGATGGATGATTTAGACCCTGTTGAGAGAAACGGCTCAAGAGTACGAAACAG GGTCTCTAAATCCCCACGTTCAGCAGATCATTCACCCTCCCCCAG GAGATCAAGGTCAATCAGCAAGTCATTCTCCAATTCGAGGAGTTACTCTGG TGAAAGGCGCAGGTCACGAAGTACTTCCGGATCTCCTGAAGAAAGCAGAGGTCGCTCCCTTTCATCTAAAAGGGTATATCGCTCTCCACCAAGGAGTTCTGTTTCACCTCGGAGGAAACATTCACCTCGACGATCCCTTTCTCCACCAAGGCATAGGCGAAGATCAACCTCCCGAGTACGTCGAAGGTCACCTTCTCCTTCGCGATACCGACGACATTCTCCATTCCGACGTAGATCGAGGTCACCATTCCGACGCAGATCAAGGTCTCCGCTTCGACGTAGATCGAGGTCTCCCATTCGGCGTAGATCACGATCCCCTAGGTGGAGTAGGTCAAGGTCTCCAAGAAGACGCTCACCAGTGCGATACAGATCAAGGTCACCTATTAGACGTCGATCACCGCTTCGACGCAGGACACCTTCTCCAACGCAACGTAGGTCCCCTTCTCTAGTGAGTCGGGGGTACCACCGATCTCCATTGAGTCCTCGGCGAAGTTCTCCAGTTTTAGTTCAACGAAAATCCTCCATTTCTGGTAGCAAGAGATCCTTAACCCCTGCCAGAAGGTCCCTTTCACCTCAAGAATCACTTTCTCCCTCACCCATTTACCGCAGGTCTCCTACACCAATCAGAAAGAGAATATCGAAGAATGAGAGGTCACCAGTTCGATCTCCTCGGGAAAGGATAAG GAGCCGTGAGAAATACTCCCCTGTTCGACATGCTCCTCCATTAAAAGCTGAGGCCCATAAAGGATCAAGATCTTTGGAACGTAGTCATCCTATTTCTTCTAGGTCACCACAGAAGGATATATACGACCGTAAGGATTCACGAGAAAAAGAGCCGCCTTTGCCTCCTCAGCTAAGCTGGTTACCATCTGTTCCAGAACCTCCACATCGCTCCAGATCCGACTCAGAATCTCCACCAACTAAAAGGGAAAGGAGTCCTTGTGAAGATAGAGG GCCAAGGAGTACTTTGAACCGGAGGGAGAGAAAGACAACTGACACTGACAGCCCTAGTCCAAGGAAATTGAGGGAGCACAAAGTTGGTTCGGACATTTCTGAGAAAATTGCAGATGATAAAGAAATGAACCAGTCAAG GGAGGCTTTTGAGCATAAGCCTGGGTCTTCAAGAAAAATTCCAACAACACCCGATCAATATAAAGATCTTGGAAAGGGGTGGGATGAGAAAAAGGTTTCTGAAATTCATAGCCGATCAGATCGCATGGAGTCGAGAAAGCGAAATGAAGTGATTAAGAG TGAAAATTTTTCCGGAAGGATGGAGAACACAAAGGAACTGGATCAACAAAAGTCGCCATCAACTCATAGACACGCTCATTCAGTTAAGAGGGTGAGGGAATCATATGATGGGGAGGGTTTCAAAGCAGATAAGGAAAACCTGTCTCACACAAACGTTACCAAGGGCAAAGAGCTACATGTTGAGGCAGAAGCTCCCCTAACTTCATCAAGGAAAGTTGAGCAGAATGATCTAAGTAGTAATGAGGGTTCTGGTTTCGAGGAAAGTGAAAAGCGTAGAGCTAAagttaaggaaaaaagaaagcataAGAGGTCTGATAGATATGAGTCATCGTCAGATGATAGTTTCGATTCTGATCTTGAGGATAGGAAGGAGGCTAAAAAGAGGAGGAAAGAGGAGAGAAGATTGAAGAAAGAGGAGAAGCGTCGCCGGCGGGAGGAGAGGCGACGCAGAAAGGAAGAAAGACGTGCCCAGAAACTAAAATCGAAGTCAGCTAATGCCATATCTTTGCCTTCAGATACAGAGAGGAATCCTGATAGTCGTGCTTCTGATGATGAACATCTGAGGAAGGAGGATCGACATAGACATCAGATCGAGGAGTCAGAGTCCTTGCAGAAAAGACTTGAGATTGAGCTGCGGGAGAAGGCGCTTGAGTCTCTTAGAGCAAAAAAGGGCATCAGTCATTAA
- the LOC132041683 gene encoding uncharacterized protein LOC132041683 isoform X2 yields the protein MTKVKMDVMKPWIAKRVTELIGFEDEVLINFIYSLLERKLVNGKELQISLTGFMERNTGKFMKELWALLLSAQNNASGVPQQFLEAKEEEMRMKKAETDRIASEIQKKKERENRELDQEKRKKMDDYGSNSRAKNVAREPSPKHQLQVPSMDDLDPVERNGSRVRNRVSKSPRSADHSPSPRRSRSISKSFSNSRSYSGERRRSRSTSGSPEESRGRSLSSKRVYRSPPRSSVSPRRKHSPRRSLSPPRHRRRSTSRVRRRSPSPSRYRRHSPFRRRSRSPFRRRSRSPLRRRSRSPIRRRSRSPRWSRSRSPRRRSPVRYRSRSPIRRRSPLRRRTPSPTQRRSPSLVSRGYHRSPLSPRRSSPVLVQRKSSISGSKRSLTPARRSLSPQESLSPSPIYRRSPTPIRKRISKNERSPVRSPRERIRSREKYSPVRHAPPLKAEAHKGSRSLERSHPISSRSPQKDIYDRKDSREKEPPLPPQLSWLPSVPEPPHRSRSDSESPPTKRERSPCEDRGPRSTLNRRERKTTDTDSPSPRKLREHKVGSDISEKIADDKEMNQSREAFEHKPGSSRKIPTTPDQYKDLGKGWDEKKVSEIHSRSDRMESRKRNEVIKSENFSGRMENTKELDQQKSPSTHRHAHSVKRVRESYDGEGFKADKENLSHTNVTKGKELHVEAEAPLTSSRKVEQNDLSSNEGSGFEESEKRRAKVKEKRKHKRSDRYESSSDDSFDSDLEDRKEAKKRRKEERRLKKEEKRRRREERRRRKEERRAQKLKSKSANAISLPSDTERNPDSRASDDEHLRKEDRHRHQIEESESLQKRLEIELREKALESLRAKKGISH from the exons ATGACGAAGGTGAAGATGGATGTAATGAAACCATGGATTGCTAAGCGAGTTACTGAGCTTATCGGTTTTGAAGATGAAGTGCTTATCAATTTCATCTATAGCCTTCTTGAACGAAAG TTAGTTAATGGCAAGGAGCTTCAAATTTCACTTACTGGATTCATGGAAAGAAACACTGGCAAATTTATGAAAGAGCTTTGGGCGTTACTACTTAGTGCACAGAACAATGCTAGCGGTGTTCCTCAGCAGTTCCTAGAAGCCAAAGAAGAGGAAATGAGAATGAAGAAG GCTGAGACGGATCGAATTGCAAGCGAGATTcagaagaaaaaggagagagagaataGGGAGCTGGATCaagagaaaaggaagaagatg GACGATTATGGAAGCAATTCGAGAGCGAAAAATGTTGCACGGGAGCCAAGTCCGAAACATCAGCTTCAGGTGCCCTCGATGGATGATTTAGACCCTGTTGAGAGAAACGGCTCAAGAGTACGAAACAG GGTCTCTAAATCCCCACGTTCAGCAGATCATTCACCCTCCCCCAG GAGATCAAGGTCAATCAGCAAGTCATTCTCCAATTCGAGGAGTTACTCTGG TGAAAGGCGCAGGTCACGAAGTACTTCCGGATCTCCTGAAGAAAGCAGAGGTCGCTCCCTTTCATCTAAAAGGGTATATCGCTCTCCACCAAGGAGTTCTGTTTCACCTCGGAGGAAACATTCACCTCGACGATCCCTTTCTCCACCAAGGCATAGGCGAAGATCAACCTCCCGAGTACGTCGAAGGTCACCTTCTCCTTCGCGATACCGACGACATTCTCCATTCCGACGTAGATCGAGGTCACCATTCCGACGCAGATCAAGGTCTCCGCTTCGACGTAGATCGAGGTCTCCCATTCGGCGTAGATCACGATCCCCTAGGTGGAGTAGGTCAAGGTCTCCAAGAAGACGCTCACCAGTGCGATACAGATCAAGGTCACCTATTAGACGTCGATCACCGCTTCGACGCAGGACACCTTCTCCAACGCAACGTAGGTCCCCTTCTCTAGTGAGTCGGGGGTACCACCGATCTCCATTGAGTCCTCGGCGAAGTTCTCCAGTTTTAGTTCAACGAAAATCCTCCATTTCTGGTAGCAAGAGATCCTTAACCCCTGCCAGAAGGTCCCTTTCACCTCAAGAATCACTTTCTCCCTCACCCATTTACCGCAGGTCTCCTACACCAATCAGAAAGAGAATATCGAAGAATGAGAGGTCACCAGTTCGATCTCCTCGGGAAAGGATAAG GAGCCGTGAGAAATACTCCCCTGTTCGACATGCTCCTCCATTAAAAGCTGAGGCCCATAAAGGATCAAGATCTTTGGAACGTAGTCATCCTATTTCTTCTAGGTCACCACAGAAGGATATATACGACCGTAAGGATTCACGAGAAAAAGAGCCGCCTTTGCCTCCTCAGCTAAGCTGGTTACCATCTGTTCCAGAACCTCCACATCGCTCCAGATCCGACTCAGAATCTCCACCAACTAAAAGGGAAAGGAGTCCTTGTGAAGATAGAGG GCCAAGGAGTACTTTGAACCGGAGGGAGAGAAAGACAACTGACACTGACAGCCCTAGTCCAAGGAAATTGAGGGAGCACAAAGTTGGTTCGGACATTTCTGAGAAAATTGCAGATGATAAAGAAATGAACCAGTCAAG GGAGGCTTTTGAGCATAAGCCTGGGTCTTCAAGAAAAATTCCAACAACACCCGATCAATATAAAGATCTTGGAAAGGGGTGGGATGAGAAAAAGGTTTCTGAAATTCATAGCCGATCAGATCGCATGGAGTCGAGAAAGCGAAATGAAGTGATTAAGAG TGAAAATTTTTCCGGAAGGATGGAGAACACAAAGGAACTGGATCAACAAAAGTCGCCATCAACTCATAGACACGCTCATTCAGTTAAGAGGGTGAGGGAATCATATGATGGGGAGGGTTTCAAAGCAGATAAGGAAAACCTGTCTCACACAAACGTTACCAAGGGCAAAGAGCTACATGTTGAGGCAGAAGCTCCCCTAACTTCATCAAGGAAAGTTGAGCAGAATGATCTAAGTAGTAATGAGGGTTCTGGTTTCGAGGAAAGTGAAAAGCGTAGAGCTAAagttaaggaaaaaagaaagcataAGAGGTCTGATAGATATGAGTCATCGTCAGATGATAGTTTCGATTCTGATCTTGAGGATAGGAAGGAGGCTAAAAAGAGGAGGAAAGAGGAGAGAAGATTGAAGAAAGAGGAGAAGCGTCGCCGGCGGGAGGAGAGGCGACGCAGAAAGGAAGAAAGACGTGCCCAGAAACTAAAATCGAAGTCAGCTAATGCCATATCTTTGCCTTCAGATACAGAGAGGAATCCTGATAGTCGTGCTTCTGATGATGAACATCTGAGGAAGGAGGATCGACATAGACATCAGATCGAGGAGTCAGAGTCCTTGCAGAAAAGACTTGAGATTGAGCTGCGGGAGAAGGCGCTTGAGTCTCTTAGAGCAAAAAAGGGCATCAGTCATTAA